Proteins encoded by one window of Deltaproteobacteria bacterium:
- the pyrH gene encoding UMP kinase, with amino-acid sequence MTDAELRYRRVILKITGEVLAGERQYGIDPATVARFVEEIREVHELGCEIALVIGGGNILRGAEASEHGIDRASADYMGMLATVINSMALQDALEKIGVSTRVMSAIEMRQVAELYIRRRAVRHLEKGRVVILAGGTGNPFFTTDTTASLRAMEVGAEVILKATKVRGVYDTDPLKNHEAKLFRELTHMEVLSKELKVMDSTAISLCMDNRLPIIVFNVMERGNIRKVVSGQPIGTLVSMGTG; translated from the coding sequence ATGACGGACGCGGAGCTGAGATACAGGCGAGTCATTCTGAAGATCACGGGAGAGGTTCTCGCAGGAGAACGCCAGTACGGCATCGATCCAGCCACCGTCGCGCGGTTCGTGGAGGAGATTCGGGAGGTCCACGAGCTGGGCTGCGAGATAGCCCTGGTTATCGGCGGCGGCAACATCCTGCGTGGCGCCGAGGCGAGCGAACACGGTATCGACCGGGCCAGCGCCGACTACATGGGCATGCTCGCCACGGTCATCAACAGCATGGCACTGCAGGACGCGCTCGAGAAGATCGGCGTCTCCACGCGGGTGATGTCGGCGATCGAGATGCGACAGGTGGCCGAGTTGTACATTCGCCGGCGCGCCGTGCGGCACCTGGAGAAGGGCCGCGTGGTGATTCTGGCGGGCGGCACCGGCAACCCCTTCTTCACCACGGACACGACCGCCAGCCTGCGCGCCATGGAAGTGGGCGCCGAGGTGATCCTGAAGGCCACCAAGGTGCGCGGCGTGTACGACACCGATCCGCTGAAGAACCACGAGGCGAAGCTCTTCCGCGAGTTGACCCACATGGAGGTGCTCAGCAAGGAGCTCAAGGTGATGGACTCGACCGCCATCTCGCTCTGCATGGACAACCGGCTTCCCATCATCGTCTTCAACGTCATGGAGCGGGGCAACATACGCAAGGTGGTCAGCGGTCAGCCCATCGGCACCCTGGTGAGCATGGGAACCGGGTAA
- the tsf gene encoding translation elongation factor Ts — translation MAIDASLVKELRDKTGAGFMDCKKALLECEGDFEKSVDHLRAKGLALAARKSEREASEGLVGAYIHGGSKIGVLLEVNCETDFVARTEEFQALVKDISMQIAAANPRYVQREDVGEEELDRERSIYRQQAAELNKPAAVLDKIVDGKMERFYEDACLMEQAFIKEPTRRVKDLIQDAVARLGENIRVRRFVRYTVGEGMKD, via the coding sequence ATGGCCATCGACGCGAGTCTAGTCAAGGAGCTGCGAGATAAGACCGGCGCGGGTTTCATGGACTGCAAGAAGGCCCTCCTCGAATGTGAGGGTGACTTCGAGAAGTCCGTGGACCATCTGCGGGCGAAGGGGCTCGCGCTGGCGGCGCGCAAGTCGGAGCGCGAGGCCAGCGAAGGCCTGGTGGGTGCGTACATCCACGGCGGCAGCAAGATCGGGGTCCTGCTGGAGGTGAACTGCGAGACCGACTTCGTGGCCCGGACGGAGGAGTTCCAGGCGCTGGTGAAGGACATCTCGATGCAGATCGCCGCGGCCAACCCGCGTTACGTACAACGCGAGGACGTCGGCGAAGAGGAGTTGGATCGGGAACGGTCCATTTACCGGCAGCAGGCCGCGGAGCTCAACAAGCCCGCGGCGGTGTTGGACAAGATCGTCGACGGCAAGATGGAGCGCTTCTACGAGGACGCGTGCCTCATGGAGCAGGCTTTCATCAAGGAACCCACCCGCCGCGTGAAGGACCTGATCCAGGACGCCGTCGCGCGCTTGGGGGAGAACATCCGCGTTCGGCGTTTCGTCCGCTACACGGTTGGCGAAGGCATGAAGGACTAG
- the rpsB gene encoding 30S ribosomal protein S2: MMEISMKQLLEAGVHFGHQTSRWNPKMKPYIFGARNGIHIIDLQQTVKMVKDVCAQVRDLITAGGHILFVGTKKQAQDSVREEAERCGMSYVHHRWLGGTLTNFQTVRQSIERLKKLEEMANDPKIVEALTKKEMLAHSRERAKLERALGGIKDIKKLPDAVFIIDPGHEAIAVREARKLGIKVIAIIDTDCDPDLVDYKIPGNDDAIRAIRLFCSLMAEAVREGQALGDQARMEAEAARAEEAARAEEAEEGEPAGGEAAGESAADEAVAEPSPEAPQAQAPAEPGAAEQAATPESAPAAPAEGSGAPAAVEEVQENADAEKSTDATVVGS, encoded by the coding sequence ATGATGGAAATATCCATGAAGCAGCTTCTGGAAGCCGGGGTCCATTTCGGGCACCAGACCAGTCGCTGGAATCCCAAGATGAAGCCCTACATTTTCGGGGCGCGCAACGGGATTCACATCATCGACCTCCAGCAGACGGTGAAGATGGTCAAGGACGTGTGCGCCCAGGTGCGCGACTTGATTACGGCCGGAGGCCACATCCTGTTCGTGGGCACCAAGAAACAGGCGCAGGACTCGGTGCGGGAAGAAGCCGAACGCTGCGGCATGTCCTATGTCCACCATCGTTGGCTGGGCGGCACGTTGACGAACTTCCAGACCGTGCGTCAAAGCATCGAACGCCTCAAGAAACTCGAGGAGATGGCCAACGATCCCAAGATCGTCGAGGCCCTCACCAAGAAGGAAATGCTCGCCCACAGCCGCGAGCGCGCCAAGCTGGAGCGCGCCCTGGGCGGCATCAAGGACATCAAGAAGCTGCCGGACGCCGTGTTCATCATCGATCCCGGGCATGAAGCCATCGCGGTGCGCGAGGCGCGCAAGCTCGGTATCAAGGTGATCGCGATCATCGACACCGACTGCGATCCGGATCTGGTGGATTACAAGATACCCGGCAACGACGACGCCATACGCGCCATCCGGCTGTTCTGCAGCCTGATGGCCGAGGCGGTGAGGGAGGGCCAGGCGCTCGGCGACCAGGCGCGCATGGAGGCCGAAGCCGCCCGGGCCGAGGAAGCCGCCCGGGCCGAGGAAGCGGAGGAAGGCGAGCCGGCCGGAGGCGAAGCGGCCGGCGAATCCGCGGCTGACGAAGCGGTGGCGGAGCCGTCTCCGGAAGCGCCGCAGGCGCAAGCACCCGCCGAACCGGGCGCGGCCGAACAGGCGGCGACCCCCGAATCGGCGCCGGCCGCGCCGGCGGAAGGGTCCGGCGCCCCGGCGGCGGTCGAGGAAGTTCAGGAGAATGCGGACGCAGAGAAGTCCACGGACGCTACCGTGGTGGGGAGCTGA
- the rho gene encoding transcription termination factor Rho translates to MANVRTRSAVAESDTKADSAPTHRRNRPAPAPDPVHQNGLNLSSLKSKKIAELANIGKGFSIESAANMRRQDLIFAILQAQTDKNGYVYGEGVLETLPDGFGFLRAPDYNYLPGPDDIYVSPSQIRRFGLRTGDIISGQIRPPKDGERYFALLKVESINNGDPDKVRDKILFDNLTPLYPDKRISLEHDPEEYTTRFIDLLTPIGMGQRGLVVAAPRTGKTMMLQNMAKAIAHNHPDAVLIVLLIDERPEEVTDMQRSVIGEVVSSTFDEPATRHVQVAEMVIEKAKRLVEHGKDVIILLDSITRLARAYNTVVPPSGKILSGGVDSNALHKPKKFFGAARNIEDGGSLTIIATALIDTGSRMDEVIFEEFKGTGNMEINLDRRLMDKRVFPAVDINKSGTRKEELLIPKEDLNRIWILRKVLSQLNVVEAMEFLIDKLHGTKDNKEFLESMNT, encoded by the coding sequence ATGGCTAACGTTCGGACGCGCTCCGCAGTGGCGGAAAGCGACACCAAGGCAGACTCCGCACCCACCCACCGCAGAAACCGGCCGGCTCCCGCTCCCGACCCCGTGCATCAGAACGGCCTGAACCTGAGCTCGCTCAAGTCCAAGAAGATCGCCGAGCTGGCCAACATCGGCAAAGGCTTCAGCATCGAGAGCGCGGCGAACATGCGGCGGCAGGATCTGATCTTCGCGATCCTGCAGGCTCAGACCGACAAGAACGGTTACGTGTACGGAGAGGGCGTGCTGGAGACCTTGCCCGACGGTTTCGGCTTCCTGCGCGCGCCGGACTACAACTACCTTCCCGGCCCCGACGACATCTACGTCTCGCCGAGCCAGATCCGCCGTTTCGGCCTGCGCACGGGGGACATCATCTCCGGCCAGATCCGTCCGCCGAAGGACGGCGAGCGGTATTTCGCGCTGTTGAAGGTGGAGAGCATCAACAACGGCGATCCGGACAAGGTGCGGGACAAGATCCTCTTCGACAACCTGACCCCGCTCTATCCCGACAAGCGCATCAGCCTGGAGCACGACCCGGAAGAGTACACGACCCGCTTCATCGACTTGCTGACGCCCATCGGCATGGGGCAGCGCGGGCTGGTGGTGGCGGCGCCGCGCACGGGCAAGACTATGATGCTGCAGAACATGGCCAAGGCCATCGCCCACAACCATCCGGATGCGGTTCTCATCGTTCTGCTCATCGATGAACGCCCCGAGGAGGTCACCGACATGCAGCGGTCGGTGATCGGCGAAGTGGTGAGCTCCACCTTCGACGAGCCCGCGACGCGCCACGTGCAGGTGGCGGAAATGGTCATCGAGAAGGCCAAGAGGCTCGTGGAGCACGGCAAGGACGTCATCATCCTCCTCGACAGCATCACGCGCCTGGCCAGGGCCTACAACACGGTGGTGCCGCCGAGCGGCAAGATCCTCTCCGGCGGCGTCGACTCCAACGCGCTGCACAAGCCGAAGAAGTTCTTCGGCGCGGCCCGCAACATCGAGGACGGCGGCAGCCTCACCATCATCGCCACCGCGCTGATCGATACGGGAAGCCGCATGGACGAGGTCATCTTCGAGGAGTTCAAGGGAACCGGCAACATGGAGATCAACCTAGACCGCAGGCTGATGGACAAGCGCGTGTTCCCGGCCGTGGACATCAACAAGTCCGGCACCCGCAAGGAAGAGCTGCTGATCCCCAAGGAGGATCTCAACCGCATCTGGATCCTGCGCAAGGTGCTGTCGCAGCTCAATGTCGTGGAGGCCATGGAGTTTCTCATCGACAAGCTCCACGGGACCAAGGACAACAAGGAATTCCTGGAGTCCATGAACACCTAG